One segment of Aquimarina sp. BL5 DNA contains the following:
- a CDS encoding TonB-dependent receptor, which produces MLCTLVHYSSIGQEKFTINGTITEQSSNETLIGVNVLFPEIGKGVVTNEYGFYSITLPEGTYKLQISYLGFKDIIQEITLNEDKKLNFQLSEASEMLDEVVITENVEKVNIKNPQMSLNKLTAGTIKQIPVVLGEADVIKSIILLPGVTSGGEGASGFNVRGGAADQNLILLDEATIFNSSHLFGFFSVFNPDAIKDIKLYKGGIPAKYGGRVSSVLDIYQKEGNSKDFHFNGGLGLVSSRLLAEGPFIKRNKGAFLVGGRASYAHLFLPILDDGNDNVAYFYDLNAKFNYKINENNNIFISGYFGRDVFSISESFRNTYGNRVLNLRWNHLFSDKLFSNLSLIYSDYFYGLELDFVGFEWDSGIRNLNVKYDLKHYLSDNFQLNYGINDIYYRFNPGEIKPNRDDSGITRDKLIDKYANELGVYIDAEHKISNNLSLQYGVRLSNFTRLGQDELNIYENDNPLLFDEELQIYEAADPIGTERISRSDQIENFTNLEPRVALAYAFNDNTSIKASYNRMAQYLHLLSNTSSPTPLDVWTPSGKYVKPQLLNQYALGYFKSIKDDAYSLEAEVFYKDIENRIDYIDGAELIANDAIEQEILNGEARAYGLELLIRKNQGKFKGWLAYTLSKSEQRTPGRTPVETGINDGEWYNTPFDKTHDISFNGSYELNEKWKFNANFLFQTGQPTNYPSGQFEFQGLVVPIFDGLRNDQRLPAYHRMDVSATLTPRKNKNRKWQGEWVFSIYNLYNRRNAASITFSQNTETRVNEAVRTSIFGIVPAVTYNFKF; this is translated from the coding sequence ATGCTATGCACGCTAGTTCATTATTCCTCTATTGGGCAAGAAAAATTCACTATTAACGGTACTATAACTGAGCAATCCAGTAATGAAACTCTAATCGGTGTTAATGTCCTTTTTCCAGAAATCGGTAAAGGAGTCGTCACCAATGAATATGGATTTTACTCTATCACCTTACCCGAAGGAACTTATAAACTGCAAATTAGCTACTTAGGATTTAAAGACATTATTCAGGAAATCACCTTGAATGAAGATAAAAAACTGAATTTTCAATTATCGGAAGCTTCAGAAATGTTAGACGAAGTAGTAATCACCGAAAACGTTGAAAAAGTAAATATTAAGAATCCGCAGATGAGTCTTAACAAACTAACAGCGGGAACTATTAAACAAATTCCGGTAGTTCTGGGGGAAGCAGATGTTATTAAATCTATCATACTACTGCCAGGTGTAACTAGCGGTGGTGAAGGCGCTTCAGGGTTTAACGTTCGTGGTGGTGCGGCGGATCAAAACCTAATACTATTAGATGAAGCTACAATATTTAATTCTTCTCACCTTTTTGGATTCTTTTCGGTTTTCAATCCAGATGCTATTAAGGATATCAAACTTTATAAAGGAGGCATCCCTGCAAAATATGGAGGCCGAGTGTCTTCGGTTCTAGATATCTATCAAAAAGAAGGAAATAGCAAAGATTTTCATTTCAACGGAGGTCTTGGGTTAGTATCTAGTAGATTATTGGCTGAAGGACCTTTTATAAAAAGAAATAAAGGAGCCTTTCTTGTTGGAGGCCGAGCATCTTATGCCCATCTTTTTCTCCCTATATTAGATGATGGTAACGATAACGTAGCTTATTTTTATGATCTAAATGCAAAATTCAATTATAAGATTAATGAGAATAACAATATATTTATATCCGGTTATTTCGGGCGTGATGTATTCTCTATTAGCGAAAGTTTTAGAAACACTTATGGAAACAGAGTTTTAAATCTAAGATGGAATCATCTGTTCTCAGACAAACTATTCTCCAACTTATCTTTAATATATTCAGATTACTTCTATGGGTTAGAACTTGATTTTGTAGGGTTCGAATGGGACTCTGGTATTAGAAACTTAAATGTAAAATATGACTTAAAACATTACTTAAGTGATAATTTTCAGCTTAATTATGGTATTAATGATATCTACTACCGTTTCAATCCGGGTGAGATAAAACCAAATCGTGATGATTCTGGAATCACAAGGGATAAACTTATTGATAAATATGCAAATGAATTAGGAGTTTATATAGATGCTGAACATAAAATTTCAAATAACCTCTCTTTACAATACGGAGTGAGACTTAGTAACTTCACCAGATTAGGGCAAGATGAATTGAATATCTACGAAAATGATAATCCACTTTTATTTGATGAGGAACTTCAAATTTATGAGGCTGCAGATCCAATCGGAACCGAGAGAATTAGTAGAAGTGATCAAATAGAAAATTTCACTAATCTAGAGCCTAGAGTGGCATTAGCTTATGCTTTTAACGATAACACTTCTATAAAAGCAAGCTATAATAGAATGGCTCAATATCTGCATCTATTATCTAATACCAGCTCTCCTACTCCACTAGACGTTTGGACACCAAGTGGGAAGTATGTTAAGCCTCAATTATTAAACCAATATGCGTTAGGATACTTCAAAAGTATTAAAGATGATGCCTATTCTTTAGAAGCTGAAGTGTTTTATAAAGATATAGAAAACAGAATTGATTATATCGATGGCGCAGAGCTTATTGCAAACGATGCAATCGAACAAGAGATCCTTAATGGAGAAGCGCGAGCTTATGGTTTAGAATTATTAATCCGAAAGAATCAGGGCAAGTTTAAAGGATGGTTAGCATACACATTATCTAAATCAGAACAACGAACTCCAGGAAGAACACCTGTAGAAACAGGTATTAACGATGGAGAATGGTATAATACTCCTTTTGATAAAACTCACGATATTTCTTTTAATGGGAGTTATGAATTGAATGAAAAATGGAAATTTAATGCAAATTTCCTATTTCAAACAGGACAGCCTACGAATTATCCGTCTGGACAGTTTGAGTTTCAAGGGTTAGTGGTACCTATTTTTGATGGCTTACGTAATGACCAACGTTTACCAGCTTATCATCGTATGGATGTTTCAGCTACATTAACACCAAGAAAAAATAAAAATAGGAAATGGCAAGGAGAATGGGTTTTTAGTATTTATAATTTATATAATCGTAGAAACGCTGCCTCAATAACCTTTAGTCAAAACACAGAAACTCGGGTTAATGAGGCGGTAAGGACTTCTATTTTCGGAATTGTACCTGCAGTAACTTATAACTTTAAATTTTAG
- a CDS encoding DUF4249 family protein, which produces MKKLIYIIIGLAIFTSCEDVIDVDVPNGEPRLVIDASFEIYLDETPIDALGGVRLTLSAPFFDDDVPTVSNATVFITNLSDNNIFNFVESLAEPGLFIPEDFNIIPEFDTDYELTVIYEGETYKAITQLIPTTAIDNIEQGDGTLFEGDETEIIVFFTDDGNRDDFYLFDFDFNLYLPSEDRFYQGEAFNFSYFYEDMVGGEEVTIKILGIDERYYNYSNILIEQSEQEGGNPFQTPPVQIRGNIINTTNPNNFALGYFNLSEANRFQFTIEE; this is translated from the coding sequence ATGAAAAAACTAATATATATTATAATCGGACTTGCCATATTTACGAGTTGTGAAGATGTTATTGATGTGGATGTTCCTAATGGTGAACCAAGATTAGTTATTGACGCTTCTTTTGAAATTTATTTAGATGAAACCCCAATCGATGCATTAGGAGGTGTACGACTTACGTTATCTGCTCCTTTTTTTGATGATGATGTCCCAACAGTAAGCAATGCCACTGTGTTCATTACTAATCTTTCTGATAACAATATCTTTAATTTTGTAGAATCATTAGCAGAACCTGGACTTTTTATTCCGGAAGACTTTAATATTATCCCCGAATTTGATACAGATTATGAACTAACCGTTATTTATGAAGGAGAAACATATAAAGCTATAACTCAGCTTATCCCAACTACCGCTATAGATAATATAGAGCAAGGAGACGGAACATTGTTCGAAGGAGATGAAACTGAAATCATAGTTTTCTTTACAGATGATGGTAACAGAGATGATTTTTATTTATTCGATTTTGATTTTAATTTATACCTCCCTAGTGAAGATCGATTCTATCAAGGCGAGGCTTTTAATTTCTCTTATTTTTATGAAGATATGGTAGGAGGCGAAGAAGTGACTATCAAAATTCTCGGCATTGACGAGCGATACTATAACTATTCTAACATACTAATAGAACAAAGCGAACAAGAAGGAGGAAATCCTTTTCAGACACCTCCTGTACAAATACGAGGAAATATTATTAATACCACGAATCCTAATAATTTTGCATTAGGATACTTTAATTTATCGGAAGCAAATCGTTTTCAATTTACTATAGAAGAGTAA
- the murQ gene encoding N-acetylmuramic acid 6-phosphate etherase, whose translation MTFTKITEQASNYDHLEKMTISQLLSNINKEDKTVPEAVEESIPQIEALVSQIVEKLKNGGRLFYMGAGTSGRLGVVDASECPPTFGVPHELVIGLIAGGDPAIRKAVEFAEDNTEQGWKDLDTYKISEKDIVIGIAASGTTPYVIGALKKCNESNIITGCITCNEGSPLATTAQYPIVVTVGPEFVTGSSRMKAGTAQKLVLNMISTATMIQLGRVKGNKMVDMQLSNNKLVDRGTRMIMEELKIERAVASELLEKYGSVRNAINNYGA comes from the coding sequence ATGACATTTACCAAGATCACAGAACAAGCTTCAAACTATGATCATCTGGAAAAGATGACCATTTCACAATTATTATCTAATATTAATAAAGAAGATAAAACGGTTCCTGAAGCTGTAGAAGAATCTATTCCTCAAATCGAAGCATTAGTCTCCCAAATTGTTGAGAAACTAAAAAATGGTGGTAGACTTTTCTATATGGGAGCAGGAACTAGTGGTAGATTAGGTGTAGTAGATGCTAGTGAATGCCCTCCTACTTTTGGAGTTCCTCATGAGTTAGTGATCGGTTTAATTGCAGGTGGTGATCCTGCTATTAGGAAAGCAGTAGAGTTCGCTGAAGATAATACAGAGCAAGGATGGAAAGACCTAGATACTTATAAAATTTCCGAAAAAGATATTGTTATCGGTATCGCAGCTTCTGGTACAACACCTTATGTCATCGGAGCTCTTAAAAAATGTAATGAATCTAATATAATTACTGGTTGTATTACCTGTAATGAAGGAAGTCCATTAGCAACAACCGCGCAATATCCAATTGTGGTTACTGTTGGACCAGAATTTGTTACTGGAAGTTCACGTATGAAAGCTGGTACTGCTCAAAAATTAGTGCTGAATATGATATCAACTGCTACTATGATTCAATTAGGAAGAGTAAAAGGCAATAAAATGGTCGATATGCAACTCAGCAATAATAAACTGGTCGATCGTGGTACACGGATGATCATGGAAGAATTGAAAATTGAAAGAGCAGTAGCTTCAGAACTATTAGAAAAATATGGTAGTGTTCGTAACGCAATAAACAATTATGGAGCCTAA
- a CDS encoding DUF6095 family protein, producing the protein MEPKRTDKELLGKGVQRMAIALIFMFISPVVIHSAFKNQDHPYYIPILILGLTGAAFAIFMAFRGLKTIMDSIFGKK; encoded by the coding sequence ATGGAGCCTAAAAGAACGGATAAAGAATTACTTGGTAAAGGAGTGCAGCGTATGGCAATTGCATTGATATTTATGTTTATTAGTCCAGTTGTTATACACTCTGCATTTAAGAATCAAGATCATCCTTACTATATTCCTATTTTAATTTTAGGTCTGACTGGAGCGGCTTTTGCCATATTTATGGCGTTTAGAGGGTTAAAAACAATTATGGATTCCATATTTGGTAAGAAATAA
- a CDS encoding type VI secretion system Vgr family protein: MATDTQVQIFIDGEQIPAFQNLSLHQEIDAHHSFELTCRKDVLENVTDNITGESANFLGAVFLLKIQSVNGFSDDEILEFKGIVTTVNTVKGFYQKTGDLVHILGKSCSIIADDGPHYTSHQDIGISEILEKTFSGYDKGVLQCNISPKKATPIHYSVQQEESAFQYASRLAAQYGEWFYYNGTKLVFGKPEGKDPVKLRYGYDLLELSMKLEAIPNNFKYFTNDYLTDGYHEVKTKELNSNTKGFISTVSQKSDKLFRKETQVFVSAHDDPQMKSRIDDQILHQKQANEVNQIKVTGKSSNPSITVGSTIVIDGETSSYGGYRITKIKHSCTENGRYENTFEAVTAETDAYPKTSIKAFPKGKSQTAVIVDNVDPEGMGRVKIQYAWQKETGETSPWIRQASLAGGPGQGMYFVPEKGDEVIVDHEGGNAETPIVKGSVTNASSVPESFKSGNNHLKAIKTRSGNQVTLNDADGSVTIADPSGNTIVMGGNGEITINAPNKITFTSTDIAIEASNNLTMNAGSNIAASASSNMSLDGGSNFSASGGSKASLKGKTTSISGKRISITASVMANIQAGVAMSLASLGIGIVAGATAKFFGGNVKVKGGNVEIN, translated from the coding sequence ATGGCAACAGATACACAAGTACAAATATTTATAGACGGAGAACAAATTCCGGCGTTTCAAAATCTATCGTTACATCAAGAAATTGATGCACATCATAGTTTTGAGTTAACCTGCCGAAAAGATGTATTAGAAAATGTCACAGATAATATAACCGGAGAGAGCGCTAATTTTTTAGGAGCAGTTTTTCTTTTGAAAATTCAGTCAGTTAATGGTTTTTCTGATGATGAAATATTAGAATTTAAAGGGATTGTAACTACTGTAAATACTGTTAAGGGATTCTATCAAAAAACGGGAGACCTTGTCCATATCTTAGGTAAAAGTTGCAGTATCATTGCTGATGACGGACCTCATTATACTTCTCATCAAGACATTGGAATATCAGAAATTTTAGAAAAAACATTCTCAGGATACGATAAAGGGGTTTTGCAATGTAATATTTCTCCAAAAAAAGCAACTCCTATTCACTATAGTGTACAACAAGAAGAGAGTGCTTTCCAATATGCAAGTAGATTAGCAGCTCAATATGGAGAATGGTTTTATTATAATGGTACTAAATTAGTTTTTGGCAAACCTGAAGGTAAAGATCCCGTAAAGTTGCGTTATGGATATGACCTTCTTGAATTATCAATGAAGCTAGAAGCCATTCCTAATAATTTCAAATATTTCACCAATGATTACCTAACAGATGGGTATCATGAAGTGAAAACAAAAGAACTAAATTCTAACACAAAAGGATTTATATCCACTGTTAGTCAAAAAAGCGATAAACTATTTCGGAAGGAAACCCAGGTTTTTGTAAGTGCTCATGATGATCCACAAATGAAATCCAGAATTGATGATCAGATATTACATCAAAAACAAGCTAACGAAGTTAATCAGATAAAGGTAACAGGAAAAAGTAGCAACCCAAGTATTACAGTAGGTAGTACTATAGTAATAGACGGAGAAACCTCATCCTATGGTGGTTACAGAATTACAAAAATAAAACACAGTTGTACTGAAAATGGCAGATACGAAAACACTTTTGAAGCCGTTACCGCAGAAACTGATGCCTATCCTAAAACGTCTATCAAAGCATTCCCGAAAGGTAAATCTCAGACAGCTGTTATAGTTGATAATGTAGATCCTGAAGGAATGGGACGCGTAAAAATACAATATGCCTGGCAAAAAGAAACAGGAGAAACTTCGCCTTGGATCAGACAAGCCAGTCTTGCAGGAGGTCCAGGGCAAGGAATGTATTTTGTACCAGAAAAAGGAGATGAAGTTATTGTTGATCACGAAGGAGGAAATGCAGAAACACCGATTGTAAAAGGTAGTGTAACCAATGCCTCTTCTGTACCTGAGAGTTTTAAGAGTGGGAATAATCACCTTAAAGCAATCAAAACCCGAAGTGGGAATCAAGTAACATTAAATGATGCAGATGGTAGTGTAACCATAGCAGACCCAAGCGGAAATACAATTGTCATGGGTGGCAATGGAGAAATCACGATTAATGCACCAAATAAAATCACCTTCACCTCTACTGATATTGCTATAGAAGCTAGCAATAACTTAACGATGAATGCAGGTAGTAATATTGCTGCTAGTGCTTCAAGCAATATGAGCTTGGATGGAGGTTCTAATTTTAGTGCTAGTGGGGGTTCTAAAGCCTCACTTAAAGGAAAAACTACTTCTATTAGTGGAAAACGAATTTCTATTACTGCATCAGTAATGGCGAATATACAGGCCGGAGTAGCAATGTCTCTTGCGTCGTTAGGTATAGGTATTGTAGCTGGCGCTACTGCTAAGTTTTTTGGAGGTAATGTTAAAGTAAAAGGAGGAAATGTTGAGATCAATTAA